The Pseudomonas sp. TH06 genome has a window encoding:
- a CDS encoding response regulator transcription factor: MNKVLIVDDHPVIRLAVRMLMERHGYEVIAETDNGVDALQLAREQMPDIVILDIGIPKLDGLEVIARLTSTAMPIKVLVLTSQAPGHFSMRCMQSGAAGYVCKQQDLTELLSAIKAVLSGYSYFPNQALHTVRTSLGNASEADMVDRLSGREMMVLQQLARGKTNKEIADGMFLSNKTVSTYKTRLLLKLNARSLVDLIELAQRNGLV, from the coding sequence ATGAATAAAGTGCTGATCGTGGATGACCACCCCGTCATTCGTCTTGCGGTACGTATGCTGATGGAACGTCATGGCTACGAAGTCATTGCAGAAACTGATAACGGCGTGGATGCATTACAACTGGCTCGCGAGCAGATGCCGGATATTGTTATTCTTGATATTGGAATACCAAAACTTGATGGTCTGGAAGTTATCGCGCGCCTGACCTCGACCGCCATGCCGATTAAAGTTCTGGTGCTGACTTCCCAGGCACCTGGGCATTTTTCGATGCGATGCATGCAGTCGGGTGCGGCGGGATATGTATGCAAGCAACAGGACCTGACTGAATTGCTCAGTGCAATCAAGGCGGTTTTATCCGGCTACAGTTACTTTCCCAATCAGGCGTTGCATACAGTGCGTACCAGTCTGGGTAACGCCAGTGAAGCAGACATGGTGGATCGTCTGTCAGGGCGCGAAATGATGGTGTTGCAACAATTGGCGCGAGGCAAGACCAACAAGGAAATCGCCGACGGCATGTTTCTGAGCAACAAAACCGTGAGCACCTACAAGACCCGTTTATTGCTGAAGCTCAATGCACGATCACTGGTTGATTTGATCGAGCTGGCGCAACGCAATGGACTCGTTTGA